A segment of the Methanothermococcus thermolithotrophicus DSM 2095 genome:
AATGGTCTAAAAAACATTTTTTTATATCTTTTCGGAACTGGAGTAAGTTCCATTTTGTTATAAACATCTTCTCCATACGTTTCCCTTAAATATTGGAATATAGGTCCTGAAATTTTCTCAAGTGCGGTGTCTCCTGTAAGTATGACTTCTGCCCCTTCTTTTCTTGCTATTTCAATCATTTTGTCTTTCATTATGTTTTTACATATTCTACAAATACTTCTACCTTTTGCACCGGTAGTTTTTTTTATCAGTTCTTCGGTGATATCATAAAACAAAATTGGCACGTTAAATCTTTTTGCCATCCTCTCTGCTTCTTTTTTACTGAGCTCCCAACTCCATTTGTGGACAAAATGAACGCATAGATGAACATTTAATCCTAAATCCTTTGCAAGTGCAAGTGCGGTGGAGCTGTCTTTACCACCACTAATCATGACAATAATTTTTTTATCAATAAGGTTGTTTTCCCCGAAGTTGTTTAATATATCCTCTTTCAATTGCTTTAAATCTTTTAACTTTCTCTTTTCCTTAGTCCATTGTGAAAACTCCACTATTTCAGCCATTGTTATCACACACATGCAATGATTTATTTCTTATTCTTTCATCGGAGCTCCGAAGGAGCGAAGAGTTACAAAATCCCGAAGGGATTTTGTTCAAACTCTATTCTTTCAACCCCACTATAAATTGTAAATCGCTCCCCTCTTGCAAAGCCTATTAATATGATGTTGTTTTCTCTTGCCAGTTTAACCCCTCTATTGGTTGAAGGAGATTTTGTTATTATTATTGGTATTTTAGCATTTACTGCTTTTTTAACCATTACATAAGGCTGCCTTCCACTTGAAACTAAGATACAGTTTTTTAAATCTATTTTATTTAGAACTGCATGCCCTATTACCTTATCCACCGCATTATGTCTTCCTATATCTTCACTAAAGGCTATTTTATTTCCATTTAAATCAAACAATCCTGCCCAATGGGCCCCCCCTGTAAGTTTCCATGTTTCAGATAGATGAGGCATTATATTCATTATTTTTTTTATTGTTTTAATACTAAGTTTTGGATTGTCTTTTTTCAGCGTACATTCTTCTTTATCCCCTTCAGTGGCTTTTACCATTATTTTTTTACCATCTACTTTGACTTCTTCTATACTTTTAGGACTTAAATAACCTCCAGAAACTGAATAACCTGCCCCCAACTGTTCTAAATCGTTGGGGGATGCCACCATATCTACTATAAATTCATCGTTAATATATAAATTATAGGTTTCTTCTACACACACATAATCTTCTTTTTTTGAAAGTTCCCCATCCCATACATAAACATTTATTTTTTCAATCATAGTATCTCCGTATGTCAATCTATAACAAATATTTTTAAGAAAATATAGTATGAAGTTATATATAATACATTAAGGTTCATGAAAAATGTAATTTAATATAATTACATTAATGATTATTTGATATCAAATATAAATTTATTTAGGTCATTCATTCTTTAACGCATTTATTGGATCTAAATTTGCGGCTTTGTATGCAGGATACAGTGATGCAATTATGGATGTTCCAACACCAAATATTCCCAAAAATACGTAAATTAAACTTTCCATGGTTATAGACGAGCTCAGCAAATAATGGACAACTAAATAACCAACCCCCAAACTCAATATTGCTCCAATAACGCTTCCAACAACCCCTAAAATTAAAGCTTCATAAAGGAACAATGTTATTATATCTCTTTTAGATGCACCAATACTCTTCATAACTCCAATTTCTTTTGTTCTTTCAATTGTGCTCATTAGCATTACATTCCCGATTCCAATTCCCGCAACTAAAAAGATTAAATTATTTTTCTAATATTAAATAAACTCTTCTAAATTTGATATTTTTTGAGGTTTTAGAGAGTATTATTTTCTAAATTTAAATTGGTTGATTGTTGATTGATATACGCCCCACATAAAATGCCAGATATTAAGCTCAATAGGGATAATAAAATTAAAACTTTATTTTTTATGGGGTTATTTATAATAAGCCCCACCTCACTAATAACAATCTCACATTTGTTTACCACAAATTTGTTTTTCTACGCCTTTTTTTGACTTATAACTTATTTCCAGATAAGATATTAAAGTGAGTAATAAGAACTCAAATGATATAACCATAAAAGCAAATTTTTGCATGCCAGAATTTGCATTTAAGAAGCATAAAACAATGATATATAGTAGAATACCAAAGATTATCCAAATATTTTGTCTGACAAATTTTCTCGTCCCATTTATTGACGAAAAGATTTTTTTTATATTTAGAATAAAGAAAATTGTAAATATTGTAAATAAACCTGTTAGCAATCCATATGTTAAAATATCAATACTATAGCCCCCATATAACTGGCTAAATGATGTCATTATCACAATAAAATTTAATGTTGTTATAGACAATATTTTAGCAATGTGGCTATTTTTCATCCAGTTAAATTTCAACATAATTACCACCTAAAAAATTAAAAATAAATTAAAATAAGATTAAAGATTACCATGACCCTACTACATAAGATACGCTTCCTGCAACTCCAGCTTCTTGGAGTCCTGGAATCGCGAGACATACTCCAGATAAGACTAAAACACCCTCCCAACACTTCATTGCTTCATCATATTGGTCTTTTGTTATTGCTCCTTCCTTATATAGCTGGTAATAATATAGTCCCATATTTTCATCTGATAACTTACTAATTCCAGATGCTGCAGCAGGTGTAGCAAACACAGCTCCTATCATACAGAGCATAGCCACAGCAGCGAAACCCTTTAAGTATCCCCACAAGTTCATCATCGCTGACTATATTTTTTAATATTCCTATTACTTTTTTTAATGTATGGTAATGTATGCCTGTGCATATATACACATCGATTAAAGTTAAATAGAAAAATATTTATACGGAAATAGGTTTCCTAATACCTATTGGGTTTATAGTTGTCTGTGAATTTTATTGGAATTAGTTGAATAATCATAGATTATTCAACTCTCGATGAAAATCTTCGATTTTTGTGAGTTCGACAAAAACCAAAGGTTTTTGTGAATCGACAAATTTCAAAGAAATTTGTCTCGATCAGTAAATCCTTCGGATTTACTTCGACAGCAAATCTCCGATTTGCTTCGATCCCTGCAACTGTAGGTTGCAGTGGATATTTACATACTCTAAATTCTCAAATGGTTGTTATTAGGCCTATTTTAAAATAAATTATAATCTTCCTTAAATTCATTGAAGGTATTTTTCAATATCTAATGCAAACAACTATGGTTATTATTTTTTAGGAATATTTGAAATACCATCAAATAAAAATAAATTAAAAATAATACTTAAAATTCTTAAACTGCTTTTTTGTTCATATTCTACTATTAGTTTGTTATTTTCTAAGTGTAGCTATTAATCTTTTCTCATTCAAAAACAGATTGATGGCATCCTTAACATCCTTAACCACAATCTTAGATACTAAAAGAGCTTCAACAGATGCTCCTTCTTCACCAACTACACAGATACCAAGTTCAGAACTTTTAAGCATTTCAACATCGTTGTTTCCATTGCCTATACCTATGTAGGGACCATATTTTTTAGAGCTCTCATATTTTTCATTGGTATTGTCTATGATCTCAATATGCACATTTAAGTTTTTAAATTCTTCTTTAATGGTTCCAAAGGTATCTGCCGTTAAAACCACGATCCTATATTTTTCACTTAATTTTTGTAACAAATTTTTAACATCATCTTTAACTTTACCATCTGTGGCTAATGTACCATTCATATCAAATACTATTGTCTTTGCATCAATTTTTCCATAATTTGGAATATCCATTCTATCCCCCAAAGCAATAAGTATGTATTATGTAAATATGTCAACCTACACCAATTTTATATATTCATTAAATGCCTCTCTTGAAGTCCCAACAACAACTCTTTTGTAATTTTTATTATTTTTCTCACCTTTATTTGAAAATATTACATTTTCTAATTTACCCCTAACCACGATTCTTTCCCCTTCAAAACACTGTCCAGCATAGGTATGAGTAAATGAAACCACTTCTTTAATATCTTCATAATTTAAATCTAAACCATCAGTATTTAATATTTTAACATCCTCTACTTCATAAACTGCAGGATTGTCAAACATATAATCATCATTTTTCACAGTAGCTTCTATCTTCACAAATCCAAGGTTTTCATACTTCTTACTTCCATAATTTTCAGTTATTTCATCCCACTCTCTTGTAGCTAAAAGATCGAACATTACTCCATCTACTACACCCCTATTAAATTTTCGTTTTTCATGCCATACAAATTCATCATAACTTAAAGTTCCGTCTTTTATTCTCTTTTTATAAGCTTTTTGCCAGAACTCATCTGAAAGAGGGGAAAGTTTGCCATCTTTAAAAGTTTCTTCTAATATTTCTCTAGCTTTTTTATGATTTTTCATCCCGTAAATTACAAAATCAATATCTGAATTTTTATTGTTAAGTTTTAAAACAGTTGAGCCTGAAACTCCCATATTTTTATAATCTAAACCATATTCATTAAGTATGTTGGCCAGTTTAGCACATTTTTCTTCATATTCGTTATTCTGGGAGTTTAAAATTTCTTCCAGTCTTTCATGGGGTCTTAATATATTTTTCACCCTATCTTTAGGTATTCCATGAAGCAAAACATCGTTAAATTCATCATAAAATAGATACTCAGGATAATACTCCTTTAAAATCTCATATGCTTTTCCAGTTTCAGCCACTTTAATGTATTTTTTTCCATTCAATGTTCTAATGTCCTTTGGATCTAGTTCATATTTTTTCAATACCTCATTTCCTATTTTTTCAAGGTTCAAATACCTTAAAAAGGAAATTATCCTATCCTCTGGATGATAATATGTATTAACTGCAAAAAACCCTTCTTCAACTTCTACAAAATCTCTTAACCTTGTCCTCATGATTTCACGCCTTTTTTAATATATACAATAAAAAAAGAAATATAAGTTAGTATTTCAAAGAATATTGGATAATATTTCTTTGAATCTATAATTAACCTTGCTTAAATCCTGCTGCAAAACCTATTGCAAAACCTCCGCCTAACGATGCAGAGTGAATTAAACCTGCAGCCTGACTCCCATATGAAGCTATAGAACTTTCCATACCACCAACGAGCCCAAAAAGGGCATCGCTATTTATTGAAATTACTCCCAAGTTATTTAAATATATCAAACTTAGGATATAAAGACCAATAAGTGCAATTACAACCTTAATGGCTTTTTTTATCCCCCATCCAACAACAAAACCAGTTATAAAACCGGCACCTAAATCAGGGATAAACTGAGTTATGTCCATAGTAACCACCAAATTTTATTTTGTTATACGAAAATCGAAGATTTTCGTCGAGAATCCCACGAATTTGTCTCGATGGAAAAATTTTATTTATTGCTTTTCAAAAACCTCCACATCGTCAAGGTTTTTTAAATCGTTGGTTATTATACAAACTGAGCCATATTCCAACTCCTTGCTACAAATATATATTTTTCCAAAGTTATTTCGATATACTCCAACATCCCAGTCGTTATATGTAGTATCTTTTAATTTCTTTATGTTTTGTTCTTTTAACTGCTGCTTTTCAATGATGTTTTTTATAGCTTCTTTATTTACTGGTAATTTGTAAACTATCATGTAGTTGTATCCTTTTGTATATGTATTTTGATCTTTTCTGTTCCAACCATCTACCTTAACTTCGATTGGCACATAGTTAATATCATAATTTATATTTGTAATATCATCTACCGTAATAGGTTCCATAGTAATATTTCCTATTATAAGTCCATCTTTTTTAATAAACTGTGAGCTCATAACTTTTTTGTTCCCTATGCTCTTTAATCCATTTAACATACCCAGTATACTTTCTTTATACTCTGTAGGTATACTATTGTCCTCTACAACTGCCCCTATAAGCGTGTATTCTTGGTCAATTTTGACACACATGGCGCCTTCTTTAGTATATATAACCACGTCGTTATAATCTGGCAGTAGATCTTTGAATTTAGGATCGGGTTTTCCGATATATTGGGAATTCATAAATATATATCCTTCTTCAGCACTTATGCCCTCTTTACTGTACAATCCAGCAACCATCCATAATGGTGTTTTTATAGCAATTTGCTGTTTATCGTCTTTATTTATATATGCTCCATCTATAAAGGCAAATGCAAACGAAGGTATTTCTTTATCAGCTTTTTCACTTATTACCATGCTCATTACATCCTTATCGACGTAAATAAACTCCGGATATGGGCTATTATCTACAACTTGAGAAACCCCCATACTGCTCCCTACGCACCCGGAAAATATAACAAAAATTATGCCTATCAAAAGAAGGCCTATTTTTTTCATTTTATCACCAAAAGCCTAATATCTATCCCATTACACATACACATAAATAAGAAAATTCATCGTATAACAATATATTTTTTAAACTATCATATACTATTCTTTCGTTTTCGTATGTTAAATTTTCGCATACTGTTATTTTTCTTTCAGGATCTATTCCATTTTTTATTAAAAATTCAATGTCTTCCTTTAAATCACCTGGAAGAAAAATTACCTTTTCACCATTTTTAATTAGCTCCAGTAGAAGTTTTCTATTATTCTCCTTCCCATGAAGTGTTAGTATGTGATAGTCTTCCCAGGATATTTTCAATTTCGCTGCTGCAATTTGAATCGAAGATATCCCAGAAATTACTTCTAAATCATCTTTACTTATAAACTCATAGCTTAAAATAGTCTTTAAAAGACCACTAAAGCATGGATCTCCCGTAGAAAGTACTACTATATTTTTATCTTTGTTCTTTTGTAGTAACTCGTATAGTTCACTTTTCAAGTTTTTAGTCAATGTATGAAATTGCTGGCTTCGTTGTTTGAAACCCACTTCATTCGTTTTGGATTCATCATACTTTTTTCCAATTGTTTGAAAAAGATTCAGAGCTCTCTTGCTCCCAACTATAATATCTGCATTATTCACGATTTCAATAGATTTTAGGGTAAGGTATTTTTTATCTCCCGGGCCAATACCGACTATATATATCACGTAATAACCTCCATAACATATAATTTTATATTTCGTCCCCCTGTCAAATATCCATATTACTATATTACAATAAATTTACTACAATTATTGAATTATTGAATAATCTAAATTTAATTGAAATAATTTTAATTTATTAAAAAATTCGCCTTATTGGGATTATTAGAATTTATGCCGGATGAACTATATTTAAATACGTGTTTTCGATATATGTAAACCAGAATTAATAAATCTTTCCAATTTTGACATAGAATTTTCAAACACTCGGAAATAGGGATATGATGGATCTCGACAAATATGATGTTGTTATTGTAGGTGGCGGACCTGTTGGATGCATAACTGGGGAAAACATAAAAAATCATAAGGTTCTAATTATCGAAGAGCATCAAGAAATTGGTGTACCTTTACAGTGCGCGGGATTAATAAGTAAAAAAGGAGTTAAAGAACTTGGAAACCCAAAAGGTATGGTAAACAAAGTTAGGGGAGCATATATTTACTCAAAGAACAACAACCTAAAAGTAGGGAATGAAGAGATAAGAGCCTACGTATTTGAAAGAAAAGTTATGGATAAGGACATCGCGACTAGAGCATCAAAAAACACTGATTTTTTATTAAAAGCATATGGAAAAATCAAAAATGGAAACAAATCTGAAGGATTACTCAGCAAAATGGGGGTTAAACACGGATACGAAAAAAAATATGATTTATTGGTTTCCCATATGGGAAATAAGTACCACATATCTCCCGAAGTTATAGTTGGGGCCGATGGTGTAAGATCCACAATAGGGAAATCGTTGGGACTTGTGAGAAACAGGGAGATATTAGCCGGAGCTCAGCTTGAACTAGTAAATGTTAACATTGATGATGATTTTGTTTATGTTTTTTTTGATAGAAAATACAGTGAAAAGTTTTTTACTTGGATAATACCAATGGGAAAGGATAGAGTTAGAGTTGGACTATGTGACACTAAAAATGCCTATGAAAAACTCTTAAACTTCATTAACAATCATCCTGTTGCAAGTGAAATGCTGAAAAATGCTGTTACAGTTGAGTTTTCTATAGGGGCTCTTCCCATAGGTTATTCAAAAACCGTAAGAAACAACACATTACTTGTTGGTGATGCAGCCGGACAAGTTAAGCCTTTAAGTGGCGGCGGTTTATACTATGGGGCAAAATGTGCAAAAATATGTGCAAAAATCATAGATGAATGCCTATCGAATGATTATGACTTAGAATATTTGAAGAATTATGAAAAGCTCTGGAAAAGAGAAGTAGGTAAAGAGATAGATCATGGACTAACACTTAGAAAGATAATGAATAAAATGGATGACA
Coding sequences within it:
- the fdhD gene encoding formate dehydrogenase accessory sulfurtransferase FdhD, whose translation is MIEKINVYVWDGELSKKEDYVCVEETYNLYINDEFIVDMVASPNDLEQLGAGYSVSGGYLSPKSIEEVKVDGKKIMVKATEGDKEECTLKKDNPKLSIKTIKKIMNIMPHLSETWKLTGGAHWAGLFDLNGNKIAFSEDIGRHNAVDKVIGHAVLNKIDLKNCILVSSGRQPYVMVKKAVNAKIPIIITKSPSTNRGVKLARENNIILIGFARGERFTIYSGVERIEFEQNPFGIL
- a CDS encoding FUN14 domain-containing protein, with product MVTMDITQFIPDLGAGFITGFVVGWGIKKAIKVVIALIGLYILSLIYLNNLGVISINSDALFGLVGGMESSIASYGSQAAGLIHSASLGGGFAIGFAAGFKQG
- a CDS encoding FtsX-like permease family protein, which produces MFLVAGIGIGNVMLMSTIERTKEIGVMKSIGASKRDIITLFLYEALILGVVGSVIGAILSLGVGYLVVHYLLSSSITMESLIYVFLGIFGVGTSIIASLYPAYKAANLDPINALKNE
- a CDS encoding NAD(P)/FAD-dependent oxidoreductase, with product MDLDKYDVVIVGGGPVGCITGENIKNHKVLIIEEHQEIGVPLQCAGLISKKGVKELGNPKGMVNKVRGAYIYSKNNNLKVGNEEIRAYVFERKVMDKDIATRASKNTDFLLKAYGKIKNGNKSEGLLSKMGVKHGYEKKYDLLVSHMGNKYHISPEVIVGADGVRSTIGKSLGLVRNREILAGAQLELVNVNIDDDFVYVFFDRKYSEKFFTWIIPMGKDRVRVGLCDTKNAYEKLLNFINNHPVASEMLKNAVTVEFSIGALPIGYSKTVRNNTLLVGDAAGQVKPLSGGGLYYGAKCAKICAKIIDECLSNDYDLEYLKNYEKLWKREVGKEIDHGLTLRKIMNKMDDNKIDKIFKFVNDSELIDYINEKGDMDRPSTVVKHIFDRFIFGSN
- a CDS encoding HAD family hydrolase, giving the protein MDIPNYGKIDAKTIVFDMNGTLATDGKVKDDVKNLLQKLSEKYRIVVLTADTFGTIKEEFKNLNVHIEIIDNTNEKYESSKKYGPYIGIGNGNNDVEMLKSSELGICVVGEEGASVEALLVSKIVVKDVKDAINLFLNEKRLIATLRK
- a CDS encoding ATP-binding protein encodes the protein MAEIVEFSQWTKEKRKLKDLKQLKEDILNNFGENNLIDKKIIVMISGGKDSSTALALAKDLGLNVHLCVHFVHKWSWELSKKEAERMAKRFNVPILFYDITEELIKKTTGAKGRSICRICKNIMKDKMIEIARKEGAEVILTGDTALEKISGPIFQYLRETYGEDVYNKMELTPVPKRYKKMFFRPLIRISHEDVLKLQNYYNIDIKRVHEVGDKFGYWREGCSMQYCDSETTITEKLLDDLYICNKIATDTARAHGFRASVRLPSKEIMVVPNKEEYLELIREKLKDVQLDY
- a CDS encoding cobalt-precorrin-7 (C(5))-methyltransferase; the protein is MIYIVGIGPGDKKYLTLKSIEIVNNADIIVGSKRALNLFQTIGKKYDESKTNEVGFKQRSQQFHTLTKNLKSELYELLQKNKDKNIVVLSTGDPCFSGLLKTILSYEFISKDDLEVISGISSIQIAAAKLKISWEDYHILTLHGKENNRKLLLELIKNGEKVIFLPGDLKEDIEFLIKNGIDPERKITVCENLTYENERIVYDSLKNILLYDEFSYLCVCVMG
- a CDS encoding nucleotidyltransferase domain-containing protein, yielding MRTRLRDFVEVEEGFFAVNTYYHPEDRIISFLRYLNLEKIGNEVLKKYELDPKDIRTLNGKKYIKVAETGKAYEILKEYYPEYLFYDEFNDVLLHGIPKDRVKNILRPHERLEEILNSQNNEYEEKCAKLANILNEYGLDYKNMGVSGSTVLKLNNKNSDIDFVIYGMKNHKKAREILEETFKDGKLSPLSDEFWQKAYKKRIKDGTLSYDEFVWHEKRKFNRGVVDGVMFDLLATREWDEITENYGSKKYENLGFVKIEATVKNDDYMFDNPAVYEVEDVKILNTDGLDLNYEDIKEVVSFTHTYAGQCFEGERIVVRGKLENVIFSNKGEKNNKNYKRVVVGTSREAFNEYIKLV